Proteins from a genomic interval of Papaver somniferum cultivar HN1 chromosome 4, ASM357369v1, whole genome shotgun sequence:
- the LOC113275106 gene encoding uncharacterized protein LOC113275106 encodes MNPKNDNPQNHLLRQQNPNPITPESEQQQQHHQKPPIHFHNLLEEEKRDSPIQSISDIVVFRDEDEEEVDESGGGSPSSSDIDDSSSSQHQNQGIITSSTIVPSELRTTPVYINTEPHISSQFYTFNRDSYALMVQCILERRLATTDEIQKATPRSVLKSWRSVWKDRNEDTAYLTAWKRIQDKLNAHIDAHGNQVLYFKNNAQQYVSHVNQWQDIVMTYHSDGDLKHLGLKETIDRIKQIWTVGAKFYGIPESFIRVCVSSCLVCNGPSGSSGKNKRRRFEYTETFELPAKEVPQRLQQLAVKHKVVLCIRQKYIRYKPFMAEVKDYACHRAGQPSTKKSKLLKREPYASKRCGCGFRIRAIVPIENYKEKDKTFVYQDEGMAVFKLYAVHSGHEPGPLDGNARIVHRVVGHKGVEMLMDQEIVYGMNEDMETVAFGLMGKDDGDLQLSVMLKVQELKAEAALLDGKVGKYPQELLGSLSQELSDIINRLRSIGEDVSGPVELHIDKQQSDDVLVEASDLAHWGDHEHDHMYGDGKDTDLIEDDEDSFRQPLDDVVPWDQMRADCRSSKSLLSENCKPDRWLKDTCGEFDEKSILDCEDSKLIKPSRHDGTTIMTDSGVVGIQVDSFYPESSKWYDSPCSLDPSADCGDSGFRPGEIV; translated from the coding sequence ATGAACCCTAAAAATGATAATCCCCAAAATCATCTTCTTCGCcaacaaaaccctaaccctaTAACACCCGAATcagaacaacagcaacaacaccatCAGAAACCCCCAATTCATTTCCACAATCTTCTAGAAGAAGAGAAACGAGACTCCCCCATCCAATCAATTTCTGATATTGTTGTATTtagagatgaagatgaagaagaagttgatgaatCTGGTGGTGGAAGCCCTAGCTCATCAGATAttgatgattcttcttcttcacaacatCAAAATCAAGGGATTATTACATCATCTACAATTGTTCCATCTGAATTAAGAACAACACCAGTTTATATTAACACAGAACCACATATTTCTTCACAATTTTATACATTTAATCGTGATTCTTATGCATTGATGGTTCAATGTATTCTGGAGAGAAGATTAGCAACAACAGATGAGATTCAGAAAGCTACACCAAGGTCTGTGCTTAAAAGCTGGAGGTCTGTATGGAAAGATCGGAACGAAGATACTGCTTATCTTACGGCATGGAAACGGATACAAGATAAGTTAAATGCTCATATTGATGCTCATGGTAATCAAGTTTTGTATTTTAAGAATAATGCGCAACAGTATGTTTCACATGTTAATCAATGGCAAGACATTGTGATGACTTATCATAGTGATGGTGATTTGAAACATTTAGGGTTAAAAGAAACTATTGATAGGATTAAACAGATATGGACTGTCGGGGCGAAGTTTTATGGAATTCCCGAGTCTTTTATTAGGGTTTGTGTTAGTTCGTGCCTTGTTTGCAATGGTCCTTCGGGTTCTAGTGGGAAAAATAAAAGACGTAGGTTTGAGTATACTGAAACATTTGAATTACCAGCGAAAGAAGTACCTCAAAGACTTCAGCAGTTAGCTGTAAAACATAAGGTTGTGCTTTGTATTAGACAAAAGTATATCAGGTATAAACCATTTATGGCTGAAGTTAAAGATTATGCATGTCATAGAGCAGGACAGCCGTCTACGAAGAAATCGAAGCTTTTGAAGAGGGAACCTTATGCTTCCAAGAGATGCGGATGTGGGTTTAGAATTAGGGCAATTGTTCCGATAGAAAattataaagagaaagataagacgttTGTTTATCAGGATGAAGGAATGGCAGTTTTCAAACTTTATGCTGTTCATTCAGGGCATGAACCAGGGCCACTAGATGGAAATGCAAGGATTGTGCACAGAGTTGTTGGGCATAAAGGAGTAGAAATGTTGATGGATCAGGAAATAGTGTATGGAATGAATGAGGATATGGAAACAGTTGCATTTGGTTTGATGGGTAAGGATGATGGTGATTTGCAACTTTCTGTTATGCTTAAAGTGCAGGAGTTAAAAGCTGAGGCTGCTTTGTTGGATGGGAAAGTTGGGAAATATCCTCAGGAGCTTTTGGGTTCTTTGTCTCAGGAACTGTCTGATATTATTAATAGGCTTCGGAGTATCGGGGAGGATGTGTCTGGGCCAGTTGAATTGCATATTGATAAGCAGCAGTCTGATGATGTGTTAGTGGAAGCGAGTGATCTCGCTCATTGGGGTGATCATGAACATGATCATATGTATGGGGATGGAAAGGACACTGATTtgattgaggatgatgaagatagtTTCAGACAGCCACTTGACGATGTTGTGCCATGGGATCAGATGAGAGCGGATTGTAGGAGTAGTAAGAGTTTATTGAGCGAGAATTGTAAACCCGACAGATGGTTGAAGGATACTTGTGGTGAATTTGATgagaagagcatcctagattgtGAGGATTCCAAGTTGATAAAGCCTTCAAGACACGACGGTACAACAATAATGACAGATTCTGGTGTAGTTGGTATACAGGTGGACAGTTTCTATCCCGAGAGTTCAAAGTGGTATGATTCTCCCTGCAGTTTGGATCCTAGTGCAGACTGTGGGGATAGTGGATTCAGACCTGGGGAGATCGTGTAA